GAATGGAATCGATTTTCCCTAGATCGTAATAAATAAAAAGCGTTAGCTTTTTTCGAAATGCTTCCAGCTCGTTCACTTGCGAAAAAGAATTTACAGTCGCAATAAGGAAAAGACCGGTATATAGTATTTTTCTGATTTTCATATTCAACTATTGAAGTTTTAATATTTTAATGGATACTAAGGAAGGATATTTTTTTCTTATGTAAAAATAAAATAGTGTAAAACTTCAAAGTGCTGGGATTTAGGAAGATATTTGAGGTGAGAAGTAAGAAGTTAGATATTAGAAATTAGAAATTAGAAATATGAGGGATATATATATCGTAAATTATACTTCATACTTCTAATATTTAAAGGATGTATATCGTAAATCAAACCTCATATATCTAATATTTGAGGTCAGATATGAGAAGTATGAGGGATTATCGTAAATCAAACCTCATACTTCATAAATTAAACCTCACACCTAAGACGATGTATCTCCGTTTTTACCCGGGCGGATAATCATACGCAGAGGCTGGTCTTTAGAAAAATAAGCCACGGTCCAGTTGTATAACGTTTGTAATCGGTTGCGGTAAGTCACTAAAGACATTAAGTGAATAAACAACCATACCAGCCACGCAAAGAAACCGTTAAAATGCACTTTTGGTTTTTCTAAATCCACAACCGCTTTGTTTTTACCGATAATCGCCATCGATCCCATATCGTTATAGCTAAAAGGTTTTAAAGGTTTGTTCGTAACCATCGCCTTAAAATTTTTAGCCAAATGAAGCGCCTGCTGTATGGCTACCTGAGCCAGCTGCGGATGCCCGTTCGGGAATTGCGGATCGGTAACCTGCAGGCAGGTATCGCCCACAGCATAGATATTCGGGAATAAAGTCAGTTTGTTGTGCTCGTCTACCAGCATACGTCGGCCACGGCCGTAAGCTTCCGCCGGAATACCGTCAAAAACTTTTGCGCTCACTCCGGCTGCCCAGATCAGGATTTCTGTTTTTATCGTTTTACCGTCGGCAAAATAAACAGTGCCGTCTGTATAATCTTTAACCTGTGCATTCAAACGTACTTTTACACCCAGATCCGTCAGGGCTTTGTAGGTGTTTTGCTGTGATTTGACACTCATCGGTGCCAATACCGCCGAACCGCCGTCCACCAGGTAAATATCGCTTAGTGTTGTTGCCAGCTCCGGATATTCCTTTCGCATGATCCCGTTGCGCATTTCGGCAAACATTCCGGAAAGCTCTACTCCGGTAGGGCCGCCGCCGGCCACGACTATCGTTAATAACTGTCTTCGTCTTCGCGGATCTTCACAAATAGCGGCTTTCTCCATTTGCTGTAGCAAACGGTTACGCATCTCCACGGCATCCGTCAGCGTTTTCATCGGAATGGCATTTTTCTGTACGTTCTCCATACCGAAATAATTACTTTCCGCTCCGGTGGAAAAAACCAACTGGTCGTATTCCAGTTCTCCATTGGAAAGAATCACTTTATTCGCGGCGGCATCCACCCGGATCAATTCGGCAAGGCGGAACGTGATGTTCTTTTTGCCAAAAAACAACTTCCGGAAAGGATAGCTGATGCTCGAAGGTTCCAGGAAAGCCGTAGCCACCTGATAGATCAAAGGGGGGAAGAAATTATAATTGTTTTTGTCAACTAATGTAACCTGAAAATCCTTATTGTTGGCCAGGCTTTTTGCCAGATTGATACCTGCAAAACCACCGCCTATTATTACTATTTTCATATTAATGTGATTTTAAAAACACGGACTGTTTTATAAGCCATATTCGTGTTAATGCTTTACACTATAAATTTATCCCTTTTAAAACGGATGACCAATCGAAAAGCTGACTTTTGGATTAATATTAAGAAAAATTTAGCGTTTGAGTAAAATTGCAGACAATGCAGTAAAAAAAATCCGGTATTCTATAATTTCATTGCAAAAAGTATAATGCTGGATTGGAGTTGTTTTTGATGAAAAATTGCTTTGCAAACAGGTCAAAAAACAAACCGTAAAACGAACAATTCACAAAACAATAACACTACCGGTACAATTCCTGTTTTTTTATCAAATGAATCTGTGAAACTTCAAAATCAAATTCTTAAATTTGCACCTCATTAAACGAAACACAAAATCATGTTTGATAATTTAAGTGATAAACTCGATAAAGCCTTTCATATATTAAAAGGTCATGGAAAAATTACAGAAGTAAACGTTGCCGATACCTTAAAAGAAGTTCGAAGAGCTTTATTGGATGCCGACGTTAACTTTAAAATTGCCAAAGATTTTACCACTAGAGTAAAGGAAAAAGCAATAGGTGAAGACGTATTGACTACGTTACAGCCGGGACAATTAATGGTTAAAATTGTTAAAGACGAATTAACCGAATTAATGGGTGGTGATGTAGCAGGTGTGAATCTTTCCGGAAACCCTTCTGTGATTTTGATGTCTGGTTTACAAGGATCCGGTAAGACAACCTTCTCCGGAAAATTGGCAAACTTCCTGAAAACAAAGAAAAACAAAAAACCGTTATTGGTTGCTTGTGATATCTACCGTCCTGCGGCAATTAACCAGTTGCATGTAGTGGGAGAACAAATCGGAGTAGAAGTATATTCCGAACCTGAAAATAAAAACCCGGTTCAGATTGCTCAAAATGCAATCCAGCATGCGAAAGCAAACGGATTCAACGTGGTTATTGTCGATACAGCCGGACGTTTGGCGGTTGACGAGGAAATGATGACCGAAATTGCTAACGTTCACAAAGCAATCCAACCGCAGGAAACCCTATTCGTAGTGGATGCCATGACCGGACAGGATGCGGTGAATACAGCAAAAGCATTCAACGACCGTTTGAACTTTGACGGGGTGATCCTGACCAAATTAGATGGTGATACCCGTGGTGGAGCAGCGATTTCTATTAAATCGGTAGTAAACAAACCGATTAAATTCATCGGTACCGGTGAAAAAATGGAAGCAATCGATGTGTTTTATCCTTCCCGTATGGCCGACCGTATTTTAGGTATGGGTGACGTGGTATCCTTAGTGGAAAGAGCGCAGGAGCAATATGACGAAGAAGAAGCCAGAAAACTACAAAAGAAAATCGCTAAAAACGAATTCGGTTTTGACGATTTCCTGACACAAATACAGCAGGTTAAGAAAATGGGTAACATGAAAGACCTTGTCGGAATGATACCCGGAGCCGGAAAAGCCCTTAAAGATGTAGAAATTGAAGACGATGCTTTCAAACACATTGAAGCGATTATCCACTCGATGACACCATCCGAAAGACAGAAACCGGCATTACTGGATGCAAAAAGAAAAACCAGAATTGCAAAAGGTTCCGGAACCAACATCCAGCAGGTTAACCAACTGCTGAAACAATTCGACCAGATGAGCAAAATGATGAAGATGATGCAGGGAGCAGGAGGGAAAAACCTGATGCGAATGATGGGAGGAATGAAAGGAATGAGATAAAATAAAGACGCGATTTGTCGCGTCTTCTTTTTTACATAAAAACAACAACACAAATACACAGGAATGCAACTACTAGACGGAAAAAAGGTTTCGGACGAAATCAAAAATGAAATTGCTGCCGAAGTGCAGAAAATGAAAGACAACAAGGAAAAAGTGCCTCACCTGGCAGCGGTTATCGTTGGTAATGACGGAGCGAGTCTTACGTATGTGGGCAGTAAAGTAAAAGCATGCGAAAAAGTAGGCTTTGAATCTACTTTAGTAAAAATGCCCAGTACGACTTCAGAAACCGAATTGCTGAAAAAAATCAAGGAACTGAATGAAGACGACAATATCGACGGATTCATTGTACAGTTGCCTTTACCGGATCAGATTGATACCCAAAAAGTATTGATGGCTATCGACCCAAGTAAAGACGTAGACGGTTTCCATCCGGAAAACTTCGGTAAAATGGCTTTGGATATGACAACTTTCATTCCGGCAACACCATTTGGAATTCTGGAATTACTGGAGCGCTACAACGTAGAAACAAAAGGAAAGCATACGGTGGTAATCGGAAGAAGCCACATTGTAGGAAGACCGATGAGTATTTTAATGGGAAGAAAAGGATTTCCGGGCAACTCAACCGTGACGCTAACACACAGCCATACTAAAAACATCACGCAAATCACCAGTCAGGCCGATATTATCATTACCGCTTTGGGTGTACCAAACTACCTGAAAGCAGAAATGGTAAAAGACGATGTGGTTATTATCGACGTGGGAATTACCCGTGTTGCAGATGAAAGAGCTGAAAAAGGTTATGTGATTACCGGAGATGTTGATTTTGATAACGTTAGCAAAAAAGCCTCTTTTATCACACCAGTTCCGGGTGGTGTAGGACCAATGACTATCGCCATGCTAATGAAAAATACCTTATTGGCAAGAGAACAAAAAAGATTAAAAACAGCATTATAATATATGATTATTACCAGAGTAATATCTTCAGATCAGCTGCAAACCGTCAGGGATCTGGCTCATGCTATCTGGCCGGATGCTTACGGAACCATTTTGTCGGAGCAGCAACTGGCTTATATGCTTGATAAAATATATGCAATTCCGTCATTGGAAAAGCAAATGGAATCAGGGCATGTTTTTCTGTTAGCAGAAGAAGACGGTGTTTTTTACGGATTTGCTTCTTATGAAGTGAATTACCAGAATTCCGGAAAAACCAAACTTCACAAAATATACGTTCTGCCGCAAACGCAGGGTAAAGGAGTTGGAAAAACATTATTGGCAGCAGTGGAAGAAGCGGTAAAGCTTAACGAAAACCAGGCATTGCTTTTAAATGTTAACCGCTATAACAAAGCCATTGCGTTTTACAAAAAGAACGGATTTGAAGTAATAGCAGAAGAAGACATCGATATTGGCAACGGCTATCTGATGGAAGATTACATCATGGAAAAACCATTTTAGAAATATAAAAAACCCAGGATCAGTATCTTGGGTTTTTTATTGCCCGGATTTAAGATACACTTATGGTGTAGTAATGGTCGGTCATTTTGCGGTTAATGAAATAAATTTGATGGTGTTTTTATAACACAAAGTTTAAATTTTAACCAAAATTACCGAAAAAATGAAAAAAAATCTACTAAAAGGGTATGTGCTGCCGGTTGTGGTAGTCATGCTGGCACTTTCGTCCCATGCCCAGGACAAAAGAGGGGTGAAAGAAAAAGTAATCGGAGAAAATGGTTTGCCCAAACTGATTGTTTTCGATGAAAAAGCAACCTACAAACAGAATGATGCTCAAAAGGTTTTTCAGGAACAATTGGGACTAAAAGAAAACACCTCCTTTGCAAAGATCAGATCGGAAGCCGATAACCTGGGTTTTATACATGAAAAATACCAGCTCTTTTTTCAGGGCGTGAAAATCGAATTTGCAACTTATACATTACACTCAAAATCCGGGAAACTGGAATCCATGAGTGGTGAATTTTATAAACTTAACAATATTAATGTAGCACCGGCTTTATCAAAAACGCAGGCTTTGCAGCGCGCAATGATCCATACCGGGGCAGTCAAATACCTTTGGGATGATCCACAGTCTGCCGCGGCACTGGGATATACAAAGCCGGAGGGCGAACTGGTACTGCTTCCGGTTTTTGAAGGGGAAAGTACGGCAAAAGACCAGTTGCGCCTGGCGTATAAATTTGATATCTATGCGGTAGAGCCGATCAGCAGAGGAGATCTGTATATCGATGCAGTAACCGGAAAGGCGTTGTTTTACAATGCGACGATAAAACACGCAACACATTTCGGACATACTTCGGACGGATTGGTGTTGCCCAAGAAAAATTGCGGACACAATCATGCTGCAGATAACGAAAAAGCGGCAACTGCTCTACAGAAAATGGTTGCCGGAAATGCAGCAACCCGTTATAGCGGAGCGCAAACCATTGAAACAACGTTAAGCGGAAGTGTTTATATTTTAAAAGATGCCACCCGGGGTGGCGGAATCAATACCTATAACCTGCAAACCGGTTCCAACTTTGGTGCGGCAATCAACTTTCAGGATAATGATAATAACTGGACAACGGCAGAACACAGTGTCAATAAAAACAATGCCGCATTGGATGCCCATTGGGGAGCTGAAAAAACCTATGATTACTGGCAGGCAAAACACGGAAGAAACAGTTATAACAATAGCGGAGCAGCGATAAACAGTTATGTGCATTACCAATACAAACTGGATAATGCCTACTGGAACGGAAGTGCGATGCTGTATGGTGACGGAAGTGATACCTACTTTGATGCTTTAACGGCTTTGGATGTTGCCGGACACGAAATTGGTCATGCTGTTTGTACCTATACGGCCAATCTGGCTTATCAAAGAGAATCCGGAGCCATGAATGAAGGCTTTTCCGATATTTGGGGAGCGGCAGTGGAATATTATGCCGCACCGAATAAAGCTACCTGGCTGATAGGGGAAGATATCGAAAGAAGATCCGGTCATGCAGCACTGCGTTCTATGAGTAATCCGAAAAGTGAAGGACAGCCCAATACGTATGGCGGAACCTACTGGGTAAATCCGAACTGTGGAACGCCAACACTATCCAATGATTATTGCGGAGTACATACCAATAGCGGAGTATTAAACCATTGGTTCTATATCCTGGCAGTGGGGAAATCAGGTACGAACGACATCGGAAGTACTTATAATGTAACCGGAATCACGATTGACAAAGCGGCAAAAATTGCATATCGTCTGGAAAGTGTCTATTTGTCGGCCAATTCCACCTTTGCCAATGCAAGAACTTATGGTATCCAGGCGGCAGTTGATTTATACGGAGCGGGATCGGCTGAAGTTATTGCAACTACAAACGCCTTTTATGCTGTTGGAATCGGTGCGGCCTATGCCGGAACCACCGATACGACGGCGCCAACCGCACCAACGAATTTAGTAGCCTCCAATATTACAGCCAATAGTGTGGTCCTGACCTGGAATGCCGCTACCGATAATGTAGCGGTTACCGGATACAATATATATAATGGTACAAATCTGGTAACAACTGTAACCGGATTAACTACAACTGTGACCGGGCTGACGGCTTCAACGGCTTATACCTTTTCGGTAAAAGCAAAAGATGCTGCCGGAAATCTGTCGGTATCCGGTAATGCTGTTTCGGTAACAACAGCCGCCGGAAGCGGAACGGCCTATTGTACTTCTAAAGGAAGTAATGCTTCTTATGAGTATATCGATTATGTAGCGCTGAATAATATGGTGAATACGACAGCGTCCAATTCCGGTTATGGAAACTTTACCAATTTAGTTGCTAATTTACCTTATGGAGCAAACACTATATATATAAGTGCAGGATTTGCCAGTACAGCTTATACTGAATACTGGAATATTTGGATTGACTACAACAAAAACGGAACTTTTGAAACTTCCGAAAAAGTTGTTGCCGGATCTTCGGCGAGTAATGCAACCCTGTCGGCAACCTTTACAGTACCCACAACAGCATCAGCCGGAACGACCCGTATGAGAGTTTCGATGAAATATGGAGCAGATGCTACGGCATGTGAAACATTTTCTTATGGTGAAGTGGAAGATTATACAGTTAATATAGGTGCGGCAGCCATTCAAAATACGATTGCTGCAAATATATTAGGTAGTGAAAAGAATAATTTTGATTTTGTTTTATACCCGAATCCGGTAAATGAAGTGCTGAAAGTCACTTTGGCAGATAGCAGACCGGTAACTTTTCGCGTCATAAACCTGTTGGGACAAGAAATACAGCAGGGAGAATTGACCGATGAAGGAATAAATATGGCCAAATTAAATGCCGGAACATATTTATTTGAAATAAATGACGGTCAAAAAGTGGTCACCAAGAAATTTTTAAAGCAATAAAAGCGTAGCCCCGGGTATCACCCGGGGCTTTTTTTTGATTTTTTACTCGTCTTTTATACTATATATAAGGAGTACTGTAAAAAGAAAATACAACAAAAACCATTGCGGAAGCCTTGTTTTAATAGGGATGGTGGCGGATAAGCGGGATTTGCACCAAAATCCCCTAAAAATAATTTGTTATATTAAGGATTAGTAATCAGTTTGTTAAGTAATTGTTTTGTAGAAAGGCAAAAAATAGTTTAGAAATAGTTTGGAGAAGAGTAAAAAGGTGCTACTTTTGCACCCGCAATCAAGGCGAAGTTCATTAGATATTGAGGTTGAATCGGAGTGAAAAAGGGATTAAAAAATTTTTCAAAAAAGATTTGGCTAAATGGAATAAAGGTTTTACCTTTGCAGCCCGCAAAAACGGGAAGTTCATTGAGAGATTGCGTAGGATTTTTGAGTTAAGAAGCTTTTGAGAAGCTTGAAAAAAAAACTAAAAAAAATCTTGCGAGATTAAAAAAGGATTTCTACTTTTGCATCCGCTAACTGAAAGGCTAGCGGCTCAGAGCTTAGGCTTTGAGGGGAATAAAAAAGAAGACACGTTCATAGACATATTGGATTGACAGCATATAAAGAGAGAGTAAGATTTTTCGAGTAGAAGAATAAGCTAGATAATTTATCGACAATATTAAAAATATACGATGAAGAGTTTGATCCTGGCTCAGGATGAACGCTAGCGGCAGGCCTAACACATGCAAGTCGAGGGGTAGAGGAAGCTTGCTTCCTTGAGACCGGCGCACGGGTGCGTAACGCGTATGCAATCTACCTTGTACAGAGGGATAGCCCAGAGAAATTTGGATTAATACCTCATAGTGTTATCGAATCGCATGGTTTGATAACTAAAGTTCCAACGGTACAAGATGAGCATGCGTCCCATTAGCTAGTTGGTGTGGTAACGGCATACCAAGGCAATGATGGGTAGGGGTCCTGAGAGGGAGATCCCCCACACTGGTACTGAGACACGGACCAGACTCCTACGGGAGGCAGCAGTGAGGAATATTGGACAATGGGCGCAAGCCTGATCCAGCCATGCCGCGTGCAGGATGACGGTCCTATGGATTGTAAACTGCTTTTATACAGGAAGAAACCCTACCACGTGTGGTAGATTGACGGTACTGTAGGAATAAGGATCGGCTAACTCCGTGCCAGCAGCCGCGGTAATACGGAGGATCCAAGCGTTATCCGGAATCATTGGGTTTAAAGGGTCCGTAGGCGGTTTAATAAGTCAGTGGTGAAAGCCCATCGCTTAACGATGGAACGGCCATTGATACTGTTAGACTTGAATTATTAGGAAGTAACTAGAATATGTAGTGTAGCGGTGAAATGCTTAGATATTACATGGAATACCAATTGCGAAGGCAGGTTACTACTAATATATTGACGCTGATGGACGAAAGCGTGGGGAGCGAACAGGATTAGATACCCTGGTAGTCCACGCCGTAAACGATGGATACTAGCTGTTGGGCGCAAGCTCAGTGGCTAAGCGAAAGTGATAAGTATCCCACCTGGGGAGTACGTTCGCAAGAATGAAACTCAAAGGAATTGACGGGGGCCCGCACAAGCGGTGGAGCATGTGGTTTAATTCGATGATACGCGAGGAACCTTACCAGGGCTTAAATGTAGAGTGACAGGACTGGAAACAGTTTTTTCTTCGGACACTTTACAAGGTGCTGCATGGTTGTCGTCAGCTCGTGCCGTGAGGTGTCAGGTTAAGTCCTATAACGAGCGCAACCCCTGTTGTTAGTTGCCAGCGAGTCATGTCGGGAACTCTAACGAGACTGCCGGTGCAAACCGTGAGGAAGGTGGGGATGACGTCAAATCATCACGGCCCTTACGTCCTGGGCTACACACGTGCTACAATGGCCGGTACAGAGAGCAGCCACTTAGCGATAAGGAGCGAATCTATAAAACCGGTCACAGTTCGGATCGGAGTCTGCAACTCGACTCCGTGAAGCTGGAATCGCTAGTAATCGGATATCAGCCATGATCCGGTGAATACGTTCCCGGGCCTTGTACACACCGCCCGTCAAGCCATGGAAGCTGGGGGTACCTGAAGTCGGTGACCGCAAGGAGCTGCCTAGGGTAAAACTGGTAACTGGGGCTAAGTCGTAACAAGGTAGCCGTACCGGAAGGTGCGGCTGGAACACCTCCTTTCTAGAGAATGATAAATATTTAGTTTATCGAAAGGGAAATATTACTCTCGCTGTTAGTTCAAATAATACACTTAAGAAAGAAACAGAGTCTCGTAGCTCAGCTGGTTAGAGTACTACACTGATAATGTAGGGGTCGGCAGTTCGAGTCTGCCCGGGACTACTATTTTAGACTTAAGAGAAGGAAATTCTGGAAGTTGGGATTCACAATTTAATTCTGAATTCGAAATTCGGGACAAATTGGGGGATTAGCTCAGCTGGCTAGAGCGCCTGCCTTGCACGCAGGAGGTCATCGGTTCGACTCCGATATTCTCCACGATTCCGAGAGGAAAAACCGTTCATTGACATATTGAGATAAGAAAATATTTAAAAAATAGAAAGCACAGTAATTTTGGGTTCTGCTAGCAATAGTAGAATTTAAGATAAAAGTACAATAAGCAAAATAAGGGCGTATGGGGGATGCCTAGGCTCTCAGAGGCGATGAAGGACGTGATAAGCTGCGAAAAGCTGCGGGGATTGGCACATACGAGGTGATCCGCAGATATCCGAATGGGGCAACCCACTATGTTGAAGACATAGTACACCGATAGGTGAGTGAACCCGCTGAACTGAAACATCTAAGTAGGCGGAGGAGAAGAAAACAAAAGTGATTCCGTAAGTAGTGGCGAGCGAACGCGGATTAGCCCAAACCAATGTTGTTACGGCAATATTGGGGTTGTAGGACCACGACATTTCTTGCGGATTGAATTAGAATAACCTGGAAAGGTTAACCAAAGAGGGTGATAGTCCCGTATAAGTAAGAGAAGATAAGGATAGTGGTATCCTGAGTAGGGCGGGGCACGTGAAACCCTGTCTGAATTTGGCGGGACCATCCGCTAAGGCTAAATACTCCTGAGAGACCGATAGTGAACCAGTACCGTGAGGGAAAGGTGAAAAGAACCGTGAATAACGGAGTGAAAAAGATCCTGAAACCATACGCTTACAAGCGGTCGGAGCCCTTTCGTGGGGTGACGGCGTGCCTTTTGCATAATGAGCCTACGAGTTACCGTTGCTGGCAAGGATAAGCACTTCAGGTGTGGATCCGTAGCGAAAGCGAGTCTGAATAGGGCGCCATAGTCAGTAGTGGTAGACGCGAAACCGTGTGATCTACCCATGGGCAGGATGAAGCTGTGGTAACACACAGTGGAGGTCCGAACCGGTTGACGTTGAAAAGTCTTCGGATGACCTGTGGGTAGGGGTGAAAGGCCAATCAAACTCGGAAATAGCTCGTACTCCCCGAAATGCATTTAGGTGCAGCGCTGGCTTAAGTTATATAGAGGTAGAGCTACTGATTGGATGCGGGGGCTTCACCGCCTACCAATTCCTGACAAACTCCGAATGCTATATAATGTTTACCAGCAGTGAGGGCATGGGTGCTAAGGTCCATGTCCGAGAGGGAAAGAACCCAGACCATCAGCTAAGGTCCCCAAATGTATGCT
This region of Flavobacterium inviolabile genomic DNA includes:
- a CDS encoding bifunctional 5,10-methylenetetrahydrofolate dehydrogenase/5,10-methenyltetrahydrofolate cyclohydrolase; this encodes MQLLDGKKVSDEIKNEIAAEVQKMKDNKEKVPHLAAVIVGNDGASLTYVGSKVKACEKVGFESTLVKMPSTTSETELLKKIKELNEDDNIDGFIVQLPLPDQIDTQKVLMAIDPSKDVDGFHPENFGKMALDMTTFIPATPFGILELLERYNVETKGKHTVVIGRSHIVGRPMSILMGRKGFPGNSTVTLTHSHTKNITQITSQADIIITALGVPNYLKAEMVKDDVVIIDVGITRVADERAEKGYVITGDVDFDNVSKKASFITPVPGGVGPMTIAMLMKNTLLAREQKRLKTAL
- a CDS encoding M4 family metallopeptidase translates to MKKNLLKGYVLPVVVVMLALSSHAQDKRGVKEKVIGENGLPKLIVFDEKATYKQNDAQKVFQEQLGLKENTSFAKIRSEADNLGFIHEKYQLFFQGVKIEFATYTLHSKSGKLESMSGEFYKLNNINVAPALSKTQALQRAMIHTGAVKYLWDDPQSAAALGYTKPEGELVLLPVFEGESTAKDQLRLAYKFDIYAVEPISRGDLYIDAVTGKALFYNATIKHATHFGHTSDGLVLPKKNCGHNHAADNEKAATALQKMVAGNAATRYSGAQTIETTLSGSVYILKDATRGGGINTYNLQTGSNFGAAINFQDNDNNWTTAEHSVNKNNAALDAHWGAEKTYDYWQAKHGRNSYNNSGAAINSYVHYQYKLDNAYWNGSAMLYGDGSDTYFDALTALDVAGHEIGHAVCTYTANLAYQRESGAMNEGFSDIWGAAVEYYAAPNKATWLIGEDIERRSGHAALRSMSNPKSEGQPNTYGGTYWVNPNCGTPTLSNDYCGVHTNSGVLNHWFYILAVGKSGTNDIGSTYNVTGITIDKAAKIAYRLESVYLSANSTFANARTYGIQAAVDLYGAGSAEVIATTNAFYAVGIGAAYAGTTDTTAPTAPTNLVASNITANSVVLTWNAATDNVAVTGYNIYNGTNLVTTVTGLTTTVTGLTASTAYTFSVKAKDAAGNLSVSGNAVSVTTAAGSGTAYCTSKGSNASYEYIDYVALNNMVNTTASNSGYGNFTNLVANLPYGANTIYISAGFASTAYTEYWNIWIDYNKNGTFETSEKVVAGSSASNATLSATFTVPTTASAGTTRMRVSMKYGADATACETFSYGEVEDYTVNIGAAAIQNTIAANILGSEKNNFDFVLYPNPVNEVLKVTLADSRPVTFRVINLLGQEIQQGELTDEGINMAKLNAGTYLFEINDGQKVVTKKFLKQ
- a CDS encoding GNAT family N-acetyltransferase, whose translation is MIITRVISSDQLQTVRDLAHAIWPDAYGTILSEQQLAYMLDKIYAIPSLEKQMESGHVFLLAEEDGVFYGFASYEVNYQNSGKTKLHKIYVLPQTQGKGVGKTLLAAVEEAVKLNENQALLLNVNRYNKAIAFYKKNGFEVIAEEDIDIGNGYLMEDYIMEKPF
- the ffh gene encoding signal recognition particle protein — translated: MFDNLSDKLDKAFHILKGHGKITEVNVADTLKEVRRALLDADVNFKIAKDFTTRVKEKAIGEDVLTTLQPGQLMVKIVKDELTELMGGDVAGVNLSGNPSVILMSGLQGSGKTTFSGKLANFLKTKKNKKPLLVACDIYRPAAINQLHVVGEQIGVEVYSEPENKNPVQIAQNAIQHAKANGFNVVIVDTAGRLAVDEEMMTEIANVHKAIQPQETLFVVDAMTGQDAVNTAKAFNDRLNFDGVILTKLDGDTRGGAAISIKSVVNKPIKFIGTGEKMEAIDVFYPSRMADRILGMGDVVSLVERAQEQYDEEEARKLQKKIAKNEFGFDDFLTQIQQVKKMGNMKDLVGMIPGAGKALKDVEIEDDAFKHIEAIIHSMTPSERQKPALLDAKRKTRIAKGSGTNIQQVNQLLKQFDQMSKMMKMMQGAGGKNLMRMMGGMKGMR
- a CDS encoding NAD(P)/FAD-dependent oxidoreductase produces the protein MKIVIIGGGFAGINLAKSLANNKDFQVTLVDKNNYNFFPPLIYQVATAFLEPSSISYPFRKLFFGKKNITFRLAELIRVDAAANKVILSNGELEYDQLVFSTGAESNYFGMENVQKNAIPMKTLTDAVEMRNRLLQQMEKAAICEDPRRRRQLLTIVVAGGGPTGVELSGMFAEMRNGIMRKEYPELATTLSDIYLVDGGSAVLAPMSVKSQQNTYKALTDLGVKVRLNAQVKDYTDGTVYFADGKTIKTEILIWAAGVSAKVFDGIPAEAYGRGRRMLVDEHNKLTLFPNIYAVGDTCLQVTDPQFPNGHPQLAQVAIQQALHLAKNFKAMVTNKPLKPFSYNDMGSMAIIGKNKAVVDLEKPKVHFNGFFAWLVWLFIHLMSLVTYRNRLQTLYNWTVAYFSKDQPLRMIIRPGKNGDTSS